A section of the Acanthochromis polyacanthus isolate Apoly-LR-REF ecotype Palm Island chromosome 1, KAUST_Apoly_ChrSc, whole genome shotgun sequence genome encodes:
- the rab3ip gene encoding rab-3A-interacting protein isoform X5, whose translation MACSSGQNNAETLEGFHEVNLASPTTPDLQNQADQRPPARHSTPPTSLYRTHSLGAPPPGLRADQLPTQPVYSTPRHSHNGSVPGLEAESGEGNLGDDGEEMNALSDSLSRLRSPSVMEVREKGYERLKEELAKAQRELLLKDEECERLSKVRDQLGQELEELTASLFQEAHKMVREANVKQANAEKQLKEALGKIDVLQAEVQALKTLVLSSPTSPVGELPSAGVKTPFRKGHSRNKSTSSAVLGTQPDPSATQPIVRECRELDGQLFGEFKAWKEEPTLDRSCCFLERVYREDIYPCLTFSKSELGSAILEAVEQNTLSVEPVGFQPLPVVKASAVECGGPNGRMAELVTKCALSGQTKTCKHRIKFGDSSNYYYVSPYCRYRITAVCNFFTYIRYIHQGLVKQQDAEQMFWEVANEIIQ comes from the exons ATGGCTTGCAGCAGCGGTCAGAACAATGCCGAGACTCTGGAGGGCTTCCACGAGGTGAACCTGGCCTCGCCCACCACACCTGACCTCCAG AACCAAGCGGACCAGCGCCCCCCGGCCCGCCACAGCACCCCGCCCACCTCCCTGTACCGGACCCACAGTCTGGGAGCTCCTCCTCCGGGCCTGAGGGCCGACCAGCTCCCCACCCAGCCGGTTTACTCAACGCCTCGACACAGCCACAATGGAAG CGTCccgggactggaggcggagtcAGGGGAGGGAAACCTAGGAGACGACGGAGAGGAGATGAACGCTCTGAGTGACAGTCTGTCAAGGCTCCGGAGCCCCTCAGTGATGGAGGTCAGAGAGAAAGGATACGAGAGGCTGAAGGAGGAGCTGGCAAAGGCCCAGAGG gagCTGCTGTTGAAGGATGAGGAGTGTGAGAGGTTGTCTAAAGTCAGAGATCAGCTCGGCCAGGAGCTGGAGGAACTCACCGCCAGCCTCTTCCAG GAGGCTCACAAGATGGTGAGAGAAGCAAACGTCAAGCAGGCGAATGCTGAGAAGCAGCTGAAAGAAGCCCTGGGCAAG ATCGACGTTCTCCAGGCTGAGGTCCAGGCCCTGAAGACACTGGTCCTCTCCTCCCCTACGTCCCCCGTTGGTGAACTTCCCTCTGCAGGAGTAAAGACTCCCTTCAGAAAAGGCCACAGCAGGAACAAGAGCACCTCCTCTGCCGTCTTAGGAACCCAGCCCGACCCGTCGGCCACGCAGCCCATCGTACGGGAGTGTAGAGAG CTAGACGGTCAGCTATTCGGTGAGTTCAAGGCCTGGAAGGAAGAACCGACGCTCGACCGGAGCTGCTGCTTCCTAGAGAGAGTTTACCGAGAGGACATCTACCCCTGCCTCACCTTCAGCAAGAGCGAG CTGGGGTCGGCCATCTTGGAAGCCGTGGAGCAGAACACGCTCAGTGTGGAGCCGGTCGGTTTCCAGCCGCTGCCGGTGGTCAAAGCCTCGGCGGTGGAGTGTGGAGGACCAAA CGGGCGAATGGCCGAGCTCGTCAC AAAATGTGCCCTGAGCGGTCAAACCAAAACCTGTAAGCACAGAATCAAGTTTGGAGATTCGTCCAACTATTACTACGTGTCTCCCTACTGTAGATACAGA
- the rab3ip gene encoding rab-3A-interacting protein isoform X6: MACSSGQNNAETLEGFHEVNLASPTTPDLQNQADQRPPARHSTPPTSLYRTHSLGAPPPGLRADQLPTQPVYSTPRHSHNGSVPGLEAESGEGNLGDDGEEMNALSDSLSRLRSPSVMEVREKGYERLKEELAKAQRELLLKDEECERLSKVRDQLGQELEELTASLFQEAHKMVREANVKQANAEKQLKEALGKIDVLQAEVQALKTLVLSSPTSPVGELPSAGVKTPFRKGHSRNKSTSSAVLGTQPDPSATQPIVRECRELDGQLFGEFKAWKEEPTLDRSCCFLERVYREDIYPCLTFSKSELGSAILEAVEQNTLSVEPVGFQPLPVVKASAVECGGPNGRMAELVTKCALSGQTKTCKHRIKFGDSSNYYYVSPYCRYRITAVCNFFTYIRYIHQGLVKQQDEQMFWEVANEIIQ; the protein is encoded by the exons ATGGCTTGCAGCAGCGGTCAGAACAATGCCGAGACTCTGGAGGGCTTCCACGAGGTGAACCTGGCCTCGCCCACCACACCTGACCTCCAG AACCAAGCGGACCAGCGCCCCCCGGCCCGCCACAGCACCCCGCCCACCTCCCTGTACCGGACCCACAGTCTGGGAGCTCCTCCTCCGGGCCTGAGGGCCGACCAGCTCCCCACCCAGCCGGTTTACTCAACGCCTCGACACAGCCACAATGGAAG CGTCccgggactggaggcggagtcAGGGGAGGGAAACCTAGGAGACGACGGAGAGGAGATGAACGCTCTGAGTGACAGTCTGTCAAGGCTCCGGAGCCCCTCAGTGATGGAGGTCAGAGAGAAAGGATACGAGAGGCTGAAGGAGGAGCTGGCAAAGGCCCAGAGG gagCTGCTGTTGAAGGATGAGGAGTGTGAGAGGTTGTCTAAAGTCAGAGATCAGCTCGGCCAGGAGCTGGAGGAACTCACCGCCAGCCTCTTCCAG GAGGCTCACAAGATGGTGAGAGAAGCAAACGTCAAGCAGGCGAATGCTGAGAAGCAGCTGAAAGAAGCCCTGGGCAAG ATCGACGTTCTCCAGGCTGAGGTCCAGGCCCTGAAGACACTGGTCCTCTCCTCCCCTACGTCCCCCGTTGGTGAACTTCCCTCTGCAGGAGTAAAGACTCCCTTCAGAAAAGGCCACAGCAGGAACAAGAGCACCTCCTCTGCCGTCTTAGGAACCCAGCCCGACCCGTCGGCCACGCAGCCCATCGTACGGGAGTGTAGAGAG CTAGACGGTCAGCTATTCGGTGAGTTCAAGGCCTGGAAGGAAGAACCGACGCTCGACCGGAGCTGCTGCTTCCTAGAGAGAGTTTACCGAGAGGACATCTACCCCTGCCTCACCTTCAGCAAGAGCGAG CTGGGGTCGGCCATCTTGGAAGCCGTGGAGCAGAACACGCTCAGTGTGGAGCCGGTCGGTTTCCAGCCGCTGCCGGTGGTCAAAGCCTCGGCGGTGGAGTGTGGAGGACCAAA CGGGCGAATGGCCGAGCTCGTCAC AAAATGTGCCCTGAGCGGTCAAACCAAAACCTGTAAGCACAGAATCAAGTTTGGAGATTCGTCCAACTATTACTACGTGTCTCCCTACTGTAGATACAGA
- the rab3ip gene encoding rab-3A-interacting protein isoform X8, producing the protein MACSSGQNNAETLEGFHEVNLASPTTPDLQNQADQRPPARHSTPPTSLYRTHSLGAPPPGLRADQLPTQPVYSTPRHSHNGSVPGLEAESGEGNLGDDGEEMNALSDSLSRLRSPSVMEVREKGYERLKEELAKAQRELLLKDEECERLSKVRDQLGQELEELTASLFQEAHKMVREANVKQANAEKQLKEALGKIDVLQAEVQALKTLVLSSPTSPVGELPSAGVKTPFRKGHSRNKSTSSAVLGTQPDPSATQPIVRECRELDGQLFGEFKAWKEEPTLDRSCCFLERVYREDIYPCLTFSKSELGSAILEAVEQNTLSVEPVGFQPLPVVKASAVECGGPNGRMAELVTFIKAIPTRQP; encoded by the exons ATGGCTTGCAGCAGCGGTCAGAACAATGCCGAGACTCTGGAGGGCTTCCACGAGGTGAACCTGGCCTCGCCCACCACACCTGACCTCCAG AACCAAGCGGACCAGCGCCCCCCGGCCCGCCACAGCACCCCGCCCACCTCCCTGTACCGGACCCACAGTCTGGGAGCTCCTCCTCCGGGCCTGAGGGCCGACCAGCTCCCCACCCAGCCGGTTTACTCAACGCCTCGACACAGCCACAATGGAAG CGTCccgggactggaggcggagtcAGGGGAGGGAAACCTAGGAGACGACGGAGAGGAGATGAACGCTCTGAGTGACAGTCTGTCAAGGCTCCGGAGCCCCTCAGTGATGGAGGTCAGAGAGAAAGGATACGAGAGGCTGAAGGAGGAGCTGGCAAAGGCCCAGAGG gagCTGCTGTTGAAGGATGAGGAGTGTGAGAGGTTGTCTAAAGTCAGAGATCAGCTCGGCCAGGAGCTGGAGGAACTCACCGCCAGCCTCTTCCAG GAGGCTCACAAGATGGTGAGAGAAGCAAACGTCAAGCAGGCGAATGCTGAGAAGCAGCTGAAAGAAGCCCTGGGCAAG ATCGACGTTCTCCAGGCTGAGGTCCAGGCCCTGAAGACACTGGTCCTCTCCTCCCCTACGTCCCCCGTTGGTGAACTTCCCTCTGCAGGAGTAAAGACTCCCTTCAGAAAAGGCCACAGCAGGAACAAGAGCACCTCCTCTGCCGTCTTAGGAACCCAGCCCGACCCGTCGGCCACGCAGCCCATCGTACGGGAGTGTAGAGAG CTAGACGGTCAGCTATTCGGTGAGTTCAAGGCCTGGAAGGAAGAACCGACGCTCGACCGGAGCTGCTGCTTCCTAGAGAGAGTTTACCGAGAGGACATCTACCCCTGCCTCACCTTCAGCAAGAGCGAG CTGGGGTCGGCCATCTTGGAAGCCGTGGAGCAGAACACGCTCAGTGTGGAGCCGGTCGGTTTCCAGCCGCTGCCGGTGGTCAAAGCCTCGGCGGTGGAGTGTGGAGGACCAAA CGGGCGAATGGCCGAGCTCGTCAC GTTTATCAAAGCGATCCCGACGAGACAACCTTGA